A single genomic interval of Bacteroidota bacterium harbors:
- a CDS encoding L,D-transpeptidase family protein — protein sequence MPTGKIFYFTLLMMLLQSCVSQIPAKYNGYLVNSTQAILVTASGIQSNGELIFYERETVKDKWKKQFSFPVQIGRNGFATDIVFDTTATITKQEGDGCSPAGVFTLGSVFSYHAMENLKMPFQQVNKNYLCVDDVQSEYYNRLINTDTITNQDWNSFEFMQRNDLQYEYGIWVNYNAEIIISGNGSCIFLHVWKDENSPTSGCTAMQKENLLQLIYALDEKRKPMLIQEKIDY from the coding sequence ATGCCAACAGGAAAGATATTTTATTTTACATTATTAATGATGTTACTGCAAAGTTGTGTATCACAAATACCTGCTAAATACAATGGCTATTTAGTAAATAGTACGCAAGCAATTTTAGTAACTGCTTCAGGAATTCAATCAAATGGTGAGTTGATATTTTATGAAAGAGAAACCGTGAAAGATAAATGGAAGAAACAATTCAGTTTTCCTGTTCAAATTGGACGGAATGGATTTGCAACAGATATTGTTTTTGATACAACAGCAACAATTACAAAACAGGAAGGTGATGGTTGTTCACCGGCAGGTGTATTTACTTTAGGATCTGTTTTTAGTTATCATGCAATGGAAAATTTAAAAATGCCTTTTCAGCAAGTGAATAAAAATTATTTATGTGTGGATGATGTACAATCAGAATATTATAACAGATTAATTAATACAGATACAATTACAAATCAGGATTGGAATAGTTTTGAATTTATGCAGCGCAACGACTTGCAATATGAATATGGTATTTGGGTAAATTATAATGCAGAAATTATAATTTCAGGAAATGGCTCTTGTATTTTTCTGCATGTTTGGAAAGATGAAAACTCTCCCACTTCCGGATGTACTGCCATGCAAAAAGAAAATCTATTACAATTGATTTATGCTTTGGATGAGAAAAGGAAACCGATGTTGATTCAAGAGAAGATTGATTATTGA
- a CDS encoding gliding motility-associated C-terminal domain-containing protein, producing MKIFFAVILNSLIASNIYSQELYQTFFVVYKGDTVPYYSNVTICAGDTATFFSDTEWEPSFWLWYFDGGIPDTTFEKSPSVVYNNIGLFNVSLYVGAEDDIYDTAYFQNLPLITVEYCPPISNFNFSNEICMDDCFNTNSTSSYAPTTWQWTFTSGSPPEWNGEQPPEICYDTTGIFPITLITTNPAGSDTLVQYITVNEMPEGEAVTQNLDMNFGEFILLESCAEGAFYQWQPTEYLSCSDCADALTNPAIPFIQYTNTVSNENGCEVVCTYNITVNNLPEEIFMPNSFTPNGDGINDVFMISQKFIQLQSFLIYDRWGEMMFNTENVFDGWDGTYENQKVNSGVYMYIIKYSLPGNDGIKIKRGNVTVLR from the coding sequence ATGAAAATATTTTTTGCTGTAATTCTGAATAGCCTTATTGCTTCAAATATTTATAGTCAAGAACTGTATCAAACATTTTTTGTGGTATATAAAGGTGATACTGTTCCTTATTATAGCAATGTTACTATTTGCGCTGGTGATACAGCAACTTTTTTTTCTGATACTGAATGGGAGCCATCCTTTTGGTTATGGTATTTTGACGGGGGAATTCCGGATACCACTTTTGAAAAAAGCCCTTCAGTAGTTTATAATAATATTGGGTTATTTAATGTTTCTTTATATGTTGGCGCCGAAGATGATATTTATGATACCGCCTATTTTCAAAATCTCCCTCTTATTACAGTTGAATATTGTCCCCCCATATCCAATTTTAATTTCTCCAATGAAATATGCATGGATGATTGTTTTAATACTAATAGTACATCATCGTATGCACCCACAACATGGCAATGGACATTTACATCGGGCAGTCCGCCGGAATGGAATGGCGAGCAGCCTCCGGAAATATGTTATGATACTACTGGTATTTTTCCTATTACTTTAATTACTACTAATCCTGCCGGTAGCGATACTCTTGTGCAATACATTACAGTAAATGAAATGCCTGAAGGGGAGGCCGTCACGCAAAATTTAGATATGAATTTCGGAGAGTTTATATTGTTAGAGTCCTGTGCAGAAGGAGCATTTTATCAATGGCAGCCAACAGAGTATTTAAGCTGTTCAGATTGTGCAGATGCACTCACAAATCCTGCAATACCGTTTATACAATATACCAATACAGTTTCAAATGAAAACGGTTGCGAAGTAGTATGTACTTACAACATCACAGTTAATAATCTGCCGGAGGAAATATTTATGCCCAACTCATTTACACCAAATGGCGATGGAATAAATGATGTATTTATGATCTCTCAAAAATTTATTCAATTACAAAGTTTTCTTATTTACGATCGTTGGGGTGAGATGATGTTTAACACAGAAAATGTTTTTGATGGTTGGGATGGAACATATGAAAATCAAAAAGTAAATTCAGGAGTATATATGTACATAATTAAATATTCACTCCCCGGCAACGATGGAATAAAAATAAAAAGAGGAAATGTTACAGTTTTGAGATGA
- a CDS encoding T9SS type A sorting domain-containing protein, which yields MKTKLYTTIIIILTAFSTQLNAQCSYAWIGMDWSEFTIEITGGDCAPSTLKVNWDYFVASYGGCSQTHQYKATVKLYRRSTPTGTGTLAQTQVISPSSYPKDSAVFTVGTSYYYYATVLAETRVTNGCCGTTGWYGSTWGNRKTVNEVFIDDAPVANFNVNGLTSSLCGGGPVDVYTCGSFVLNDLSTGNIDEYRVSYTKYTSDCGGPIGSSLASSWYTGNPSAIDMHSIFSGQFTNSANAGWYKIKLEVKNDCGTGYFERCIKLTSSTTALADFKFLNDIGGSTITPGTSCATAPSVCQVTPQIDPTSSTGTINEYYLKIDEYNSSCTFVKTVVDGSDDPGSICSLSELNVISLPSYVYQHWDLGGTADPVYFYHNPNMRYKVTLTVLGDCGSYSKTGWFANTDTDCRFGAEENLFDFDIFPNPANDVITIAFSVTRSSDIVIEIYDMQGNIINRISDKGYEANSNYKLNADIGNLPEGIYLCKFTNGNTTQTKAFIKQ from the coding sequence ATGAAAACGAAATTATATACAACGATCATTATTATACTCACTGCCTTCAGCACACAATTAAATGCACAATGCTCTTACGCTTGGATTGGAATGGATTGGAGTGAATTTACTATTGAAATAACCGGAGGAGATTGTGCTCCTTCCACCCTAAAGGTAAACTGGGATTACTTTGTAGCTTCTTATGGGGGTTGCAGCCAAACTCATCAGTATAAAGCCACGGTAAAATTATACAGACGAAGTACTCCCACCGGAACAGGTACACTTGCACAAACTCAAGTAATTTCACCCAGCAGTTATCCAAAAGATTCGGCTGTATTTACAGTGGGTACCAGCTACTACTATTATGCTACGGTATTGGCAGAAACAAGAGTTACTAATGGCTGCTGCGGAACTACAGGATGGTATGGAAGTACTTGGGGCAACAGAAAAACAGTGAACGAGGTATTTATTGACGATGCACCTGTTGCAAATTTTAATGTAAACGGTTTAACAAGTTCCCTATGCGGTGGTGGGCCAGTGGATGTTTATACTTGCGGATCGTTTGTTTTAAATGATTTGAGCACTGGAAATATTGATGAGTATAGAGTATCCTATACTAAATATACTTCTGATTGTGGCGGACCAATAGGATCTTCACTTGCTAGTTCTTGGTATACCGGGAATCCTTCTGCAATAGATATGCATAGTATTTTTTCAGGTCAATTTACTAACAGTGCTAATGCAGGTTGGTATAAAATTAAGCTTGAAGTTAAAAACGATTGCGGAACAGGTTATTTCGAAAGGTGTATCAAGTTAACAAGCAGCACAACTGCGCTGGCTGATTTTAAATTTTTAAATGATATTGGAGGTTCTACTATTACACCCGGCACAAGTTGCGCTACAGCACCTTCCGTTTGTCAGGTTACACCTCAAATTGATCCTACATCCAGTACTGGAACAATAAATGAATATTATTTAAAAATAGATGAGTATAACAGTTCATGCACTTTTGTAAAAACGGTGGTGGATGGGTCGGACGATCCGGGAAGTATTTGCTCACTTTCTGAGCTAAACGTTATTTCATTGCCGTCTTATGTATATCAACACTGGGATTTGGGAGGTACCGCCGATCCGGTTTATTTTTATCATAATCCCAACATGCGATATAAGGTTACACTTACTGTATTAGGTGATTGTGGTTCTTATAGTAAAACAGGTTGGTTTGCAAATACAGATACAGATTGCAGATTTGGCGCTGAAGAAAATTTATTTGATTTTGATATATTTCCAAACCCGGCAAATGATGTTATTACAATTGCCTTTAGCGTAACCCGGTCATCTGATATTGTAATTGAGATTTACGATATGCAGGGAAATATTATTAATCGAATTTCGGATAAAGGTTATGAAGCAAATTCCAATTATAAACTGAATGCCGATATTGGTAATTTACCTGAAGGAATTTATCTATGCAAGTTTACAAATGGAAACACCACACAAACAAAAGCTTTTATTAAACAATAA
- a CDS encoding T9SS type A sorting domain-containing protein — protein MKFSALFITLFFSTLLSAQVVSTIPIFPHADDSVTIIFDATKGNGALTDVPPPIFAHTGVVTNNSASFTSWVNVQGNWGTYDEEVLMTEIGENLYKIKYHIRDFYGVDAEDTIFRMGFVFRNTDGSIVGREADGSDIFVEVYDAGLNVSIISPSYDPYLVELGESIPISAAATFVDSMFLFINDVLITSVEDSSIDYNFLTTEYGEGVIRIKAKSGAEIKEDTAYYFVRPPVTVEALPTDLHQGINYVDDNTVTLVLYAPLKEYVFAVNTFHNWKESVDNYMKVDTDMATFWITISGLTAGEEYAYQYLIDGNLWVADPLAEKILDPNADSGIPISVYPENLEYPAGVSTGIVSVFQTAQPEYDWMVPEFTPPAVEDLVIYELLVRDFASVRSYQTLIDTINYLKTLGVNAIELMPIMEFENNDSWGYNPSFFIALDKYYGTRTKFKEFVDICHQNGIAVLLDIAMNHAFGQCPLVRMWWDPALNAPSAESPYFNTVAKHDYNVGYDFNHESEATKNFRDRVFTYWLNEYNVDGYRFDLSKGFTQNNTLGDVGAWGAYDASRIAIWKEIYDTLIATEEDAILILEHFADNTEEKELANYGFLLWGNMNYNYGEAAMGWGNAGGNSSLFWASYISRGWDNPHAVVYMESHDEERLMYKNETFGNSTIPDYNCKDQNIALARMEQAATFLFTIPGPKMIWMFGELGYDYSIDFGCRVCPKPVRWDYFTDPNRYRLYTIYAALANLKTTYDVFGTDDFTLSVTGPLKRINLNDDAMNVTVLGNFQVTADAVLPNFQHTGWWYEYFTGDSINISTTTDGINMAPGEYRLYTDVRLTTPDIPQSVFDGIATTENGITIYPNPASDIVHIEIETIYTADAQLELYDLTGKLMYVSNNVNLQNGVTGFDVDVKILGLQSGMYITKIIAQGKIYTAKLVVE, from the coding sequence ATGAAATTTTCTGCACTTTTTATTACACTATTTTTTAGCACTCTATTATCTGCACAAGTAGTTTCTACTATTCCGATATTTCCGCATGCAGATGATTCGGTTACAATAATTTTTGATGCAACAAAAGGCAATGGCGCCCTCACCGATGTGCCGCCACCCATATTTGCGCATACAGGTGTGGTAACAAATAACAGCGCCTCATTTACAAGTTGGGTGAATGTGCAAGGCAATTGGGGAACCTACGATGAAGAAGTATTGATGACAGAAATTGGTGAGAATCTTTATAAAATAAAATATCATATCCGTGATTTTTATGGTGTGGATGCCGAGGATACAATTTTCAGAATGGGATTTGTTTTTCGCAATACTGATGGAAGTATTGTGGGTAGAGAAGCAGATGGTTCTGATATATTTGTTGAGGTATATGATGCCGGATTAAATGTGTCAATTATTTCTCCTTCTTATGATCCTTATTTAGTTGAGCTTGGTGAATCTATTCCAATTTCTGCTGCTGCCACTTTTGTTGATAGCATGTTTTTATTTATTAATGATGTGCTGATTACTTCTGTGGAAGATTCCAGTATAGATTATAATTTTCTTACTACAGAATATGGTGAAGGTGTAATTCGTATTAAGGCAAAATCTGGTGCAGAAATAAAAGAAGATACAGCCTATTATTTTGTGCGTCCTCCGGTTACAGTTGAAGCATTACCCACCGATTTGCATCAGGGAATTAATTATGTAGATGACAATACAGTTACGCTTGTGTTATATGCACCGCTGAAAGAATATGTGTTTGCAGTAAATACATTTCATAACTGGAAAGAGAGTGTAGATAATTATATGAAAGTGGATACCGACATGGCTACTTTCTGGATTACAATTTCAGGCTTAACTGCCGGAGAAGAATATGCATATCAATATTTAATTGACGGTAATCTTTGGGTTGCAGATCCGCTTGCAGAAAAAATATTAGACCCGAATGCGGATAGTGGAATTCCAATTTCTGTGTATCCCGAAAATTTAGAATATCCCGCAGGTGTTTCTACAGGAATTGTTTCTGTTTTTCAAACGGCGCAACCGGAATATGATTGGATGGTTCCGGAATTTACTCCACCTGCTGTTGAAGATTTAGTTATCTATGAATTATTGGTTCGTGACTTTGCATCCGTGCGCAGTTATCAAACATTAATTGATACAATTAATTATTTAAAAACGCTTGGTGTAAATGCAATTGAATTAATGCCAATCATGGAATTTGAAAACAATGATAGTTGGGGTTATAATCCAAGTTTTTTTATTGCTCTTGATAAATATTATGGTACACGAACAAAGTTTAAAGAGTTTGTAGATATCTGTCATCAAAATGGAATTGCCGTGTTGTTGGATATTGCAATGAATCATGCTTTCGGTCAATGTCCGCTTGTGCGTATGTGGTGGGATCCTGCATTAAATGCGCCGTCTGCGGAATCCCCTTATTTTAATACAGTGGCTAAACATGATTATAATGTCGGCTACGATTTTAATCATGAAAGCGAAGCGACAAAAAATTTTAGAGACAGAGTTTTTACTTATTGGTTAAATGAATATAATGTAGATGGTTATCGATTTGATTTATCGAAAGGTTTTACACAAAATAATACTTTGGGTGATGTGGGTGCATGGGGTGCGTATGATGCAAGCAGAATTGCAATATGGAAAGAAATTTATGATACACTGATTGCTACTGAAGAAGATGCGATATTAATACTCGAACATTTTGCGGATAACACCGAAGAAAAAGAATTAGCAAATTATGGTTTTTTATTGTGGGGAAATATGAATTATAATTATGGTGAAGCTGCAATGGGTTGGGGAAATGCCGGAGGAAATTCCAGTTTGTTTTGGGCAAGTTATATATCCCGTGGTTGGGATAATCCGCATGCAGTTGTGTATATGGAAAGTCATGATGAAGAAAGATTGATGTATAAAAATGAAACGTTTGGCAACAGCACAATTCCGGATTATAATTGTAAAGATCAAAATATTGCATTGGCAAGAATGGAACAAGCAGCAACATTTTTATTTACTATTCCCGGACCAAAAATGATTTGGATGTTTGGTGAGTTGGGATATGATTACAGTATTGATTTTGGTTGCCGTGTTTGTCCGAAACCTGTGCGTTGGGATTATTTTACTGACCCGAATCGCTATAGACTTTATACTATTTATGCAGCACTTGCAAATCTGAAAACAACGTATGATGTATTTGGTACTGATGACTTTACTTTATCCGTTACAGGTCCTTTAAAAAGAATTAATTTAAATGATGATGCAATGAATGTAACTGTGTTGGGAAATTTTCAAGTAACAGCAGATGCAGTGTTACCAAACTTTCAACATACAGGTTGGTGGTATGAATATTTTACTGGCGATTCAATAAATATTTCTACAACAACAGATGGTATAAATATGGCGCCGGGTGAATATCGTTTATATACTGATGTGCGATTAACAACACCTGATATTCCTCAATCTGTTTTCGATGGAATTGCAACAACAGAAAATGGTATTACTATTTATCCAAATCCTGCAAGTGATATTGTGCATATAGAAATTGAAACTATTTATACTGCTGATGCGCAGTTAGAATTATATGATTTAACAGGCAAATTAATGTATGTTTCTAACAATGTGAATCTGCAAAATGGTGTAACAGGTTTTGATGTTGATGTGAAAATTTTAGGATTGCAAAGCGGCATGTATATCACAAAAATAATTGCGCAAGGAAAAATTTATACGGCGAAGTTGGTGGTGGAGTGA
- a CDS encoding T9SS type A sorting domain-containing protein, which translates to MKRKLLTTLSLFMILTGASFAQLVTITYNANIGSGALGAGAASEVYIHSGGGVAGPWEAVVGNWGMDDGIGEMTETDDDIWEIELQLDEYYATAGYTGGIPVNFIGMVFRNGDGTLEGKNEGADIISTYDAGTDSYSTDCECANVAKVIPQSVNTIDGISNITIGPNPFTSNVEIAFNLVSNEKVTLTIYNMMGAQVATLINGNLGAGNHVANWNGNNLPAGNYMYRLQTGAEATSGSIVKL; encoded by the coding sequence ATGAAAAGAAAATTACTTACAACCTTAAGCTTGTTTATGATACTTACCGGAGCAAGCTTTGCCCAACTTGTAACTATTACTTACAATGCAAACATTGGTAGTGGTGCCTTAGGTGCCGGTGCCGCAAGTGAAGTGTATATCCATAGTGGCGGTGGTGTTGCAGGTCCATGGGAAGCTGTGGTAGGCAACTGGGGAATGGATGATGGTATTGGTGAAATGACTGAAACTGATGATGATATCTGGGAAATTGAACTGCAATTAGATGAGTACTATGCTACTGCAGGATACACAGGTGGTATTCCTGTAAACTTCATCGGTATGGTTTTCAGAAATGGAGATGGAACCTTAGAAGGAAAAAATGAAGGTGCAGATATTATTTCTACTTACGATGCAGGTACTGATTCATATTCTACAGATTGCGAATGTGCAAACGTTGCTAAAGTAATTCCACAAAGTGTAAATACTATTGATGGTATTTCTAATATCACAATCGGACCAAATCCTTTTACATCTAATGTAGAAATTGCTTTCAATTTAGTAAGCAATGAAAAAGTTACATTAACTATTTACAATATGATGGGTGCGCAAGTTGCAACTCTTATTAATGGCAACTTAGGTGCAGGTAATCATGTTGCAAACTGGAATGGTAATAACCTTCCTGCAGGTAACTATATGTACCGCTTACAAACTGGTGCTGAAGCTACTTCCGGCAGCATTGTTAAATTATAA